The Carassius gibelio isolate Cgi1373 ecotype wild population from Czech Republic chromosome B12, carGib1.2-hapl.c, whole genome shotgun sequence genome has a segment encoding these proteins:
- the osbpl7 gene encoding oxysterol-binding protein-related protein 7 isoform X2, whose product MDSHGSSLDHVQSQLGGVEKVSSGWQKPTHSRSSSTASSRHSRLNIKDWEVMNDFPVDVTFPGENMQDANTPGVCDGYLMKRRKWPLNGWHKRYFVLDKGILRYSKNHHDFSKGKMHGSLDVSLAVMSVNKKARRIDLDAGDILYHMKAKTPDLYYLWVTKLSAHRMYKKNEAAHVHNGFLQALSQSSHLSHKNSPMQDMGTSYVGEPLPCVNPAVNGKVSAWLQTQEPDICAQELTRCQMEMNELQRLVQKLHSLESGQTVDNGDLQRMISMQNLLLDKHKKKSGKIWGHSRTLSRVEALGTLSSSHLSSSAHLGTSVPSIPDYVSTQATPPASTSAESKKLHQDICSMSLKVHASLRTAHEALAQERQRLQETWSSRELHQTTSAQINNLCSLAELDVKSRHTKIHKLSVSSDSSEESFRTVLQRKSGSGRSLSFRAPSVADSAAEYFDACDELMCASSSEMSDESGLSDGSSNSEPDEARAMASRKYRASLSKAAPKLNSVKNTGRRTTLPAVCPDNSHVGLMTILYNNIGKDLSRVSMPAALNEPVCLLQRLCEELEYSDLLDTANHTDDPYQRMVYIAAFAISGYATAQYRNRYKPFNPVLGETFECLREDRGFRYISEQVSHHPPISACHAESNNFNFWQDQRWKNKFWGKSLEIMPTGMVNVTLKKYGDHYEWNKVVTCIHNVLTQQRYLEHYGEVIIRNLKSSVCTCKITFVKSRYWGSDGSKNEVQGQVLDQTGNVIHRFGGFWHEGIFCDTLPNPQCIWKPNPQPKNYLIYYGFSSFAMEMNELTPDLKPLLPPTDTRLRPDQRLLEEGKIEETDKKKDEVEEKQRERRKILAKKGEEHIPRFFRKTLDDAGREVWIYNGTYWKIRDNPGFANIKNLELW is encoded by the exons ATGGACTCCCATGGGTCTTCGCTGGACCACGTCCAGTCCCAGCTGGGTGGTGTGGAGAAGGTGTCTAGCGGCTGGCAGAAGCCCACTCATTCCAGGAGCAGCAGCACAGCATCCTCACGTCACTCACGGCTG AACATTAAAGACTGGGAAGTAATGAATGACTTTCCAGTGGATGTGACCTTCCCTGGAGAAAACATGCAGGATGCGAACACTCCAGGAGTCTGTGACGGCTATTTGATGAAGAGGAGAAAGTGGCCTCTTAACGGGTGGCATAAG AGATACTTTGTCTTGGATAAAGGGATCTTGCGATATTCAAAAAACCATCATGAT ttttccaAAGGGAAAATGCACGGTTCACTAGATGTAAGTCTTGCAGTTATGTCAGTGAACAAAAAAGCAAGGCGCATAGATCTGGATGCTGGAGACATTCTGTATCACATGAAA GCCAAGACTCCAGATTTATATTACTTATGGGTCACCAAGCTGAGTGCCCACAGGATGTATAAGAAAAACGAGGCTGCACACGTTCACAATGGCTTCCTCCAGGCCCTGTCCCAGAGCAGTCATTTATCTCACAAAAACAGTCCCATGCAGGACATG GGCACGTCTTATGTGGGTGAACCTCTGCCATGTGTCAATCCTGCCGTTAATGGGAAAGTGTCAGCTTGGCTACAGACCCAAGAACCTGACATCTGTGCACAAG AGCTTACCCGTTGTCAAATGGAGATGAATGAGCTGCAACGGCTGGTCCAAAAGTTGCACTCTCTTGAGTCTGGCCAAACGGTCGATAACGGAGATCTCCAGAGAATGATCAGCATGCAA AATCTCCTTCTCGACAAGCACAAAAAGAAGAGTGGAAAGATTTGGGGTCATTCACGCACTCTGTCTCGAGTTGAGGCTCTTGGAACG CTATCATCAAGCCACCTGTCCAGTTCTGCCCACCTGGGAACCTCTGTCCCTTCAATCCCTGATTATGTCTCCACCCAGGCAACCCCACCAGCCTCCACCTCAGCAGAAAGCAAGAAACTCCACCAAGACATCTGCTCCATGTCCTTGAAAG tcCATGCCTCTTTGCGTACTGCACATGAGGCACTTGCTCAGGAGCGCCAAAGGCTGCAGGAGACCTGGTCCAGCAGGGAGCTTCACCAGACCACCTCTGCCCAGATCAACAACCTCTGCAGCCTGGCTGAG TTAGATGTTAAGTCCCGTCACACCAAAATCCACAAACTGTCAGTGTCCTCCGACTCCTCAGAAGAGTCCTTCCGTACTGTGCTACAAAGGAAG TCTGGCTCAGGCCGTAGTTTGTCTTTCCGTGCACCCTCGGTGGCTGACTCAGCGGCAGAGTATTTTGACGCATGTGATGAGCTTATGTGTGCCAGCTCTTCTGAGATGTCCGACGAGTCTGGTCTGAGTGATGGATCCAGTAATTCAGAGCCTGATGAGGCTCGTG CAATGGCTTCACGCAAGTACAGGGCCAGCCTTTCAAAGGCAGCGCCAAAATTGAACAGCGTAAAGAACACCGGACGTCGTACCACTCTGCCTGCAGTCTGCCCTGACAACAGCCACGTCGGATTGATGACTATCCTCTACAACAACATAGGGAAGGATCTTTCCCGTGTCTCCATGCCAGCAGCTCTGAATGAGCCGGTGTGCCTGCTGCAGAGACTCTGTGAGGAGCTGGAATACTCTGACCTACTGGACACTGCCAATCATACCGATGACCCCTACCAGAGGATG GTTTATATTGCTGCTTTTGCCATATCTGGCTATGCCACAGCTCAGTATCGCAACCGTTACAAACcttttaatccagttctgggagAGACATTTGAGTGTCTCAGAGAAGACCGAGGCTTCCGCTACATCAGTGAACAG GTTTCCCATCATCCTCCAATATCTGCGTGTCATGCAGAGTCAAACAATTTCAACTTCTGGCAGG ACCAGAGATGGAAGAACAAGTTTTGGGGCAAATCTTTGGAGATTATGCCAACAGGGATGGTGAATGTGACTCTAAAAAA ATACGGGGACCACTACGAATGGAACAAAGTGGTGACGTGCATCCACAATGTCCTCACTCAGCAGCGATACCTTGAGCACTATGGCGAAGTCATTATTCGCAACCTGAAAAGTTCGGTCTGCACCTGTAAGATCACATTTGTCAAG TCACGTTACTGGGGTTCAGATGGATCCAAAAACGAAGTGCAGGGTCAAGTTCTAGACCAGACTGGTAATGTCATTCATCGTTTTGGTGGATTTTGGCATGAAGGCATCTTCTGTGACACCCTTCCAAATCCACAGTGTATCTGGAAGCCAA ACCCACAGCCCAAGAACTACTTGATTTACTATGGCTTCTCTAGCTTTGCAATGGAGATGAATGAGCTGACCCCTGACCTTAAGCCCCTGCTGCCCCCTACAGATACACGCTTGCGCCCTGACCAAAG GCTTCTTGAGGAGGGGAAAATAGAGGAGACCGATAAAAAGAAGGATGAAGTGGAGGAAAAGCAAAGAGAAAGGAGGAAAATTCTAGCCAAGAAAGGAGAGGAGCATATCCCTCGCTTCTTCAG GAAAACTTTGGATGATGCTGGAAGGGAAGTTTGGATTTACAACGGAACATATTGGAAGATCAGGGATAATCCTGGTTTTGCCAATATTAAAAACCTGGAATTATGGTGA
- the osbpl7 gene encoding oxysterol-binding protein-related protein 7 isoform X1 has product MDSHGSSLDHVQSQLGGVEKVSSGWQKPTHSRSSSTASSRHSRLNIKDWEVMNDFPVDVTFPGENMQDANTPGVCDGYLMKRRKWPLNGWHKRYFVLDKGILRYSKNHHDFSKGKMHGSLDVSLAVMSVNKKARRIDLDAGDILYHMKAKTPDLYYLWVTKLSAHRMYKKNEAAHVHNGFLQALSQSSHLSHKNSPMQDMGTSYVGEPLPCVNPAVNGKVSAWLQTQEPDICAQELTRCQMEMNELQRLVQKLHSLESGQTVDNGDLQRMISMQNLLLDKHKKKSGKIWGHSRTLSRVEALGTPFRGITKSLSSSHLSSSAHLGTSVPSIPDYVSTQATPPASTSAESKKLHQDICSMSLKVHASLRTAHEALAQERQRLQETWSSRELHQTTSAQINNLCSLAELDVKSRHTKIHKLSVSSDSSEESFRTVLQRKSGSGRSLSFRAPSVADSAAEYFDACDELMCASSSEMSDESGLSDGSSNSEPDEARAMASRKYRASLSKAAPKLNSVKNTGRRTTLPAVCPDNSHVGLMTILYNNIGKDLSRVSMPAALNEPVCLLQRLCEELEYSDLLDTANHTDDPYQRMVYIAAFAISGYATAQYRNRYKPFNPVLGETFECLREDRGFRYISEQVSHHPPISACHAESNNFNFWQDQRWKNKFWGKSLEIMPTGMVNVTLKKYGDHYEWNKVVTCIHNVLTQQRYLEHYGEVIIRNLKSSVCTCKITFVKSRYWGSDGSKNEVQGQVLDQTGNVIHRFGGFWHEGIFCDTLPNPQCIWKPNPQPKNYLIYYGFSSFAMEMNELTPDLKPLLPPTDTRLRPDQRLLEEGKIEETDKKKDEVEEKQRERRKILAKKGEEHIPRFFRKTLDDAGREVWIYNGTYWKIRDNPGFANIKNLELW; this is encoded by the exons ATGGACTCCCATGGGTCTTCGCTGGACCACGTCCAGTCCCAGCTGGGTGGTGTGGAGAAGGTGTCTAGCGGCTGGCAGAAGCCCACTCATTCCAGGAGCAGCAGCACAGCATCCTCACGTCACTCACGGCTG AACATTAAAGACTGGGAAGTAATGAATGACTTTCCAGTGGATGTGACCTTCCCTGGAGAAAACATGCAGGATGCGAACACTCCAGGAGTCTGTGACGGCTATTTGATGAAGAGGAGAAAGTGGCCTCTTAACGGGTGGCATAAG AGATACTTTGTCTTGGATAAAGGGATCTTGCGATATTCAAAAAACCATCATGAT ttttccaAAGGGAAAATGCACGGTTCACTAGATGTAAGTCTTGCAGTTATGTCAGTGAACAAAAAAGCAAGGCGCATAGATCTGGATGCTGGAGACATTCTGTATCACATGAAA GCCAAGACTCCAGATTTATATTACTTATGGGTCACCAAGCTGAGTGCCCACAGGATGTATAAGAAAAACGAGGCTGCACACGTTCACAATGGCTTCCTCCAGGCCCTGTCCCAGAGCAGTCATTTATCTCACAAAAACAGTCCCATGCAGGACATG GGCACGTCTTATGTGGGTGAACCTCTGCCATGTGTCAATCCTGCCGTTAATGGGAAAGTGTCAGCTTGGCTACAGACCCAAGAACCTGACATCTGTGCACAAG AGCTTACCCGTTGTCAAATGGAGATGAATGAGCTGCAACGGCTGGTCCAAAAGTTGCACTCTCTTGAGTCTGGCCAAACGGTCGATAACGGAGATCTCCAGAGAATGATCAGCATGCAA AATCTCCTTCTCGACAAGCACAAAAAGAAGAGTGGAAAGATTTGGGGTCATTCACGCACTCTGTCTCGAGTTGAGGCTCTTGGAACG CCATTTCGCGGGATTACTAAATCG CTATCATCAAGCCACCTGTCCAGTTCTGCCCACCTGGGAACCTCTGTCCCTTCAATCCCTGATTATGTCTCCACCCAGGCAACCCCACCAGCCTCCACCTCAGCAGAAAGCAAGAAACTCCACCAAGACATCTGCTCCATGTCCTTGAAAG tcCATGCCTCTTTGCGTACTGCACATGAGGCACTTGCTCAGGAGCGCCAAAGGCTGCAGGAGACCTGGTCCAGCAGGGAGCTTCACCAGACCACCTCTGCCCAGATCAACAACCTCTGCAGCCTGGCTGAG TTAGATGTTAAGTCCCGTCACACCAAAATCCACAAACTGTCAGTGTCCTCCGACTCCTCAGAAGAGTCCTTCCGTACTGTGCTACAAAGGAAG TCTGGCTCAGGCCGTAGTTTGTCTTTCCGTGCACCCTCGGTGGCTGACTCAGCGGCAGAGTATTTTGACGCATGTGATGAGCTTATGTGTGCCAGCTCTTCTGAGATGTCCGACGAGTCTGGTCTGAGTGATGGATCCAGTAATTCAGAGCCTGATGAGGCTCGTG CAATGGCTTCACGCAAGTACAGGGCCAGCCTTTCAAAGGCAGCGCCAAAATTGAACAGCGTAAAGAACACCGGACGTCGTACCACTCTGCCTGCAGTCTGCCCTGACAACAGCCACGTCGGATTGATGACTATCCTCTACAACAACATAGGGAAGGATCTTTCCCGTGTCTCCATGCCAGCAGCTCTGAATGAGCCGGTGTGCCTGCTGCAGAGACTCTGTGAGGAGCTGGAATACTCTGACCTACTGGACACTGCCAATCATACCGATGACCCCTACCAGAGGATG GTTTATATTGCTGCTTTTGCCATATCTGGCTATGCCACAGCTCAGTATCGCAACCGTTACAAACcttttaatccagttctgggagAGACATTTGAGTGTCTCAGAGAAGACCGAGGCTTCCGCTACATCAGTGAACAG GTTTCCCATCATCCTCCAATATCTGCGTGTCATGCAGAGTCAAACAATTTCAACTTCTGGCAGG ACCAGAGATGGAAGAACAAGTTTTGGGGCAAATCTTTGGAGATTATGCCAACAGGGATGGTGAATGTGACTCTAAAAAA ATACGGGGACCACTACGAATGGAACAAAGTGGTGACGTGCATCCACAATGTCCTCACTCAGCAGCGATACCTTGAGCACTATGGCGAAGTCATTATTCGCAACCTGAAAAGTTCGGTCTGCACCTGTAAGATCACATTTGTCAAG TCACGTTACTGGGGTTCAGATGGATCCAAAAACGAAGTGCAGGGTCAAGTTCTAGACCAGACTGGTAATGTCATTCATCGTTTTGGTGGATTTTGGCATGAAGGCATCTTCTGTGACACCCTTCCAAATCCACAGTGTATCTGGAAGCCAA ACCCACAGCCCAAGAACTACTTGATTTACTATGGCTTCTCTAGCTTTGCAATGGAGATGAATGAGCTGACCCCTGACCTTAAGCCCCTGCTGCCCCCTACAGATACACGCTTGCGCCCTGACCAAAG GCTTCTTGAGGAGGGGAAAATAGAGGAGACCGATAAAAAGAAGGATGAAGTGGAGGAAAAGCAAAGAGAAAGGAGGAAAATTCTAGCCAAGAAAGGAGAGGAGCATATCCCTCGCTTCTTCAG GAAAACTTTGGATGATGCTGGAAGGGAAGTTTGGATTTACAACGGAACATATTGGAAGATCAGGGATAATCCTGGTTTTGCCAATATTAAAAACCTGGAATTATGGTGA
- the osbpl7 gene encoding oxysterol-binding protein-related protein 7 isoform X3, whose translation MDSHGSSLDHVQSQLGGVEKVSSGWQKPTHSRSSSTASSRHSRLNIKDWEVMNDFPVDVTFPGENMQDANTPGVCDGYLMKRRKWPLNGWHKRYFVLDKGILRYSKNHHDFSKGKMHGSLDVSLAVMSVNKKARRIDLDAGDILYHMKAKTPDLYYLWVTKLSAHRMYKKNEAAHVHNGFLQALSQSSHLSHKNSPMQDMGTSYVGEPLPCVNPAVNGKVSAWLQTQEPDICAQELTRCQMEMNELQRLVQKLHSLESGQTVDNGDLQRMISMQNLLLDKHKKKSGKIWGHSRTLSRVEALGTPFRGITKSLSSSHLSSSAHLGTSVPSIPDYVSTQATPPASTSAESKKLHQDICSMSLKVHASLRTAHEALAQERQRLQETWSSRELHQTTSAQINNLCSLAESGSGRSLSFRAPSVADSAAEYFDACDELMCASSSEMSDESGLSDGSSNSEPDEARAMASRKYRASLSKAAPKLNSVKNTGRRTTLPAVCPDNSHVGLMTILYNNIGKDLSRVSMPAALNEPVCLLQRLCEELEYSDLLDTANHTDDPYQRMVYIAAFAISGYATAQYRNRYKPFNPVLGETFECLREDRGFRYISEQVSHHPPISACHAESNNFNFWQDQRWKNKFWGKSLEIMPTGMVNVTLKKYGDHYEWNKVVTCIHNVLTQQRYLEHYGEVIIRNLKSSVCTCKITFVKSRYWGSDGSKNEVQGQVLDQTGNVIHRFGGFWHEGIFCDTLPNPQCIWKPNPQPKNYLIYYGFSSFAMEMNELTPDLKPLLPPTDTRLRPDQRLLEEGKIEETDKKKDEVEEKQRERRKILAKKGEEHIPRFFRKTLDDAGREVWIYNGTYWKIRDNPGFANIKNLELW comes from the exons ATGGACTCCCATGGGTCTTCGCTGGACCACGTCCAGTCCCAGCTGGGTGGTGTGGAGAAGGTGTCTAGCGGCTGGCAGAAGCCCACTCATTCCAGGAGCAGCAGCACAGCATCCTCACGTCACTCACGGCTG AACATTAAAGACTGGGAAGTAATGAATGACTTTCCAGTGGATGTGACCTTCCCTGGAGAAAACATGCAGGATGCGAACACTCCAGGAGTCTGTGACGGCTATTTGATGAAGAGGAGAAAGTGGCCTCTTAACGGGTGGCATAAG AGATACTTTGTCTTGGATAAAGGGATCTTGCGATATTCAAAAAACCATCATGAT ttttccaAAGGGAAAATGCACGGTTCACTAGATGTAAGTCTTGCAGTTATGTCAGTGAACAAAAAAGCAAGGCGCATAGATCTGGATGCTGGAGACATTCTGTATCACATGAAA GCCAAGACTCCAGATTTATATTACTTATGGGTCACCAAGCTGAGTGCCCACAGGATGTATAAGAAAAACGAGGCTGCACACGTTCACAATGGCTTCCTCCAGGCCCTGTCCCAGAGCAGTCATTTATCTCACAAAAACAGTCCCATGCAGGACATG GGCACGTCTTATGTGGGTGAACCTCTGCCATGTGTCAATCCTGCCGTTAATGGGAAAGTGTCAGCTTGGCTACAGACCCAAGAACCTGACATCTGTGCACAAG AGCTTACCCGTTGTCAAATGGAGATGAATGAGCTGCAACGGCTGGTCCAAAAGTTGCACTCTCTTGAGTCTGGCCAAACGGTCGATAACGGAGATCTCCAGAGAATGATCAGCATGCAA AATCTCCTTCTCGACAAGCACAAAAAGAAGAGTGGAAAGATTTGGGGTCATTCACGCACTCTGTCTCGAGTTGAGGCTCTTGGAACG CCATTTCGCGGGATTACTAAATCG CTATCATCAAGCCACCTGTCCAGTTCTGCCCACCTGGGAACCTCTGTCCCTTCAATCCCTGATTATGTCTCCACCCAGGCAACCCCACCAGCCTCCACCTCAGCAGAAAGCAAGAAACTCCACCAAGACATCTGCTCCATGTCCTTGAAAG tcCATGCCTCTTTGCGTACTGCACATGAGGCACTTGCTCAGGAGCGCCAAAGGCTGCAGGAGACCTGGTCCAGCAGGGAGCTTCACCAGACCACCTCTGCCCAGATCAACAACCTCTGCAGCCTGGCTGAG TCTGGCTCAGGCCGTAGTTTGTCTTTCCGTGCACCCTCGGTGGCTGACTCAGCGGCAGAGTATTTTGACGCATGTGATGAGCTTATGTGTGCCAGCTCTTCTGAGATGTCCGACGAGTCTGGTCTGAGTGATGGATCCAGTAATTCAGAGCCTGATGAGGCTCGTG CAATGGCTTCACGCAAGTACAGGGCCAGCCTTTCAAAGGCAGCGCCAAAATTGAACAGCGTAAAGAACACCGGACGTCGTACCACTCTGCCTGCAGTCTGCCCTGACAACAGCCACGTCGGATTGATGACTATCCTCTACAACAACATAGGGAAGGATCTTTCCCGTGTCTCCATGCCAGCAGCTCTGAATGAGCCGGTGTGCCTGCTGCAGAGACTCTGTGAGGAGCTGGAATACTCTGACCTACTGGACACTGCCAATCATACCGATGACCCCTACCAGAGGATG GTTTATATTGCTGCTTTTGCCATATCTGGCTATGCCACAGCTCAGTATCGCAACCGTTACAAACcttttaatccagttctgggagAGACATTTGAGTGTCTCAGAGAAGACCGAGGCTTCCGCTACATCAGTGAACAG GTTTCCCATCATCCTCCAATATCTGCGTGTCATGCAGAGTCAAACAATTTCAACTTCTGGCAGG ACCAGAGATGGAAGAACAAGTTTTGGGGCAAATCTTTGGAGATTATGCCAACAGGGATGGTGAATGTGACTCTAAAAAA ATACGGGGACCACTACGAATGGAACAAAGTGGTGACGTGCATCCACAATGTCCTCACTCAGCAGCGATACCTTGAGCACTATGGCGAAGTCATTATTCGCAACCTGAAAAGTTCGGTCTGCACCTGTAAGATCACATTTGTCAAG TCACGTTACTGGGGTTCAGATGGATCCAAAAACGAAGTGCAGGGTCAAGTTCTAGACCAGACTGGTAATGTCATTCATCGTTTTGGTGGATTTTGGCATGAAGGCATCTTCTGTGACACCCTTCCAAATCCACAGTGTATCTGGAAGCCAA ACCCACAGCCCAAGAACTACTTGATTTACTATGGCTTCTCTAGCTTTGCAATGGAGATGAATGAGCTGACCCCTGACCTTAAGCCCCTGCTGCCCCCTACAGATACACGCTTGCGCCCTGACCAAAG GCTTCTTGAGGAGGGGAAAATAGAGGAGACCGATAAAAAGAAGGATGAAGTGGAGGAAAAGCAAAGAGAAAGGAGGAAAATTCTAGCCAAGAAAGGAGAGGAGCATATCCCTCGCTTCTTCAG GAAAACTTTGGATGATGCTGGAAGGGAAGTTTGGATTTACAACGGAACATATTGGAAGATCAGGGATAATCCTGGTTTTGCCAATATTAAAAACCTGGAATTATGGTGA
- the tbx21 gene encoding T-box transcription factor TBX21: MGGISRNLYLNMLNGTEAQSFAKDPELNSHLHRNRDLPDFKMGIQDTRFYYQDSIPNGQDSLTLPFHAEHHQSAGAQAGRFYAPAPLGSCHFTSRSGTGHTYVPAGADAYSSANGKDVFPSSADGYPASFQHGYPRAPMYSLPGLQVSGKTQVLLNNYPLWAKFHKYQTEMIITKQGRRMFPFLSFNISSLDPSAHYNIYVDVVLADQHHWRYQGGKWVQCGKAEGNMPGNRMYMHPDSPNTGNHWMRQEVSFGKLKLTNNKGSSNNVAQMIVLQSLHKYQPRLHIVEVKEDGTEDPFLTSKTQTLVFPETQFIAVTAYQNADITQLKIDHNPFAKGFRDNYDTLYAPPDSDRLTPSPTESQQLLPGSCYPHQPYLSDQYMSPMPQSRFYSREPVSMTQQCPKDPAASPHSRFYLPSQQGVPPNRLDFNAYESEYTSNNLYKPFPIQTSPHHPLGYYSDSHFASGPVSGASAGAWSSGRPSTQYLNHPHHSKPGSSLGWFRTISTPAASSSPSAVNSRFHSSPSLLDLQRQPLLQDKSKESGEDTWMEAPSVKSVDSADSGLFEGGESKKRRVSPYTSSTENSPPNRSAEACEKDNCSDAGYYGFYTH; the protein is encoded by the exons ATGGGCGGCATAAGCAGGAATTTGTATCTCAATATGTTGAATGGAACAGAGGCGCAAAGTTTTGCCAAAGACCCTGAATTGAACAGCCACCTTCACCGAAACCGCGACTTACCGGACTTCAAAATGGGCATCCAAGACACGAGGTTTTACTACCAGGACTCGATTCCAAACGGACAGGACAGTTTGACGTTGCCGTTCCACGCTGAACACCACCAAAGCGCCGGAGCGCAGGCTGGGAGGTTTTACGCACCGGCTCCGCTCGGCAGCTGTCACTTCACCAGCCGGAGCGGGACGGGACATACTTACGTTCCAGCCGGAGCCGATGCGTATTCTTCAGCCAACGGTAAAGACGTGTTTCCGAGCAGCGCAGACGGCTACCCGGCGTCTTTTCAGCACGGGTATCCACGAGCACCGATGTACTCTTTACCTGGTCTACAGGTGTCTGGGAAGACTCAAGTGCTCCTCAACAACTACCCGCTGTGGGCAAAGTTCCACAAGTACCAGACAGAGATGATCATAACGAAACAAGGACG GAGGATGTTCCCTTTCCTCAGCTTCAACATCAGCTCTTTGGACCCCTCGGCTCATTATAACATATACGTGGATGTGGTTCTTGCAGACCAGCATCACTGGAGGTACCAAGGAGGCAAATGGGTCCAGTGCGGCAAGGCAGAAGGCAACATGCCAG gAAACAGAATGTATATGCACCCAGACTCTCCCAACACTGGGAATCATTGGATGAGACAGGAAGTTTCCTTTGGCAAACTGAAACTCACCAATAACAAAGGCAGCTCTAACAATGTAGCACAG ATGATAGTGCTGCAGTCGCTCCATAAATACCAACCACGTCTTCACATCGTGGAGGTGAAAGAGGATGGAACAGAGGACCCCTTTCTGACCTCGAAAACTCAGACGTTAGTCTTCCCTGAGACTCAGTTCATTGCCGTCACTGCCTACCAGAATGCAGAT ATCACTCAGCTGAAAATAGATCATAACCCTTTTGCTAAAGGTTTCCGGGACAATTATGACAC GCTCTATGCACCTCCTGACTCAGACCGCCTTACGCCTTCCCCAACCGAGAGCCAGCAGCTCCTCCCAGGCAGTTGTTACCCTCACCAGCCATACCTGTCTGATCAATACATGAGCCCCATGCCTCAGAGTCGTTTCTACAGCCGCGAGCCGGTCAGCATGACCCAGCAGTGCCCCAAAGACCCTGCCGCCAGCCCTCACAGCCGCTTTTACCTGCCCAGCCAGCAGGGGGTGCCACCGAACCGCCTCGACTTTAACGCATACGAGAGCGAATACACTTCCAACAACCTCTACAAGCCGTTTCCAATTCAGACGTCCCCACACCACCCTCTGGGCTACTACTCTGACAGCCACTTCGCTTCCGGGCCGGTTTCTGGCGCCAGCGCAGGAGCATGGAGCTCCGGACGGCCCTCAACACAGTACCTTAATCACCCACACCACAGTAAACCCGGGTCTAGTCTCGGCTGGTTCCGAACCATCTCGACCCCAGCCGCGTCTTCATCTCCCTCAGCGGTAAACTCACGCTTCCATTCCTCCCCATCGCTCCTGGATCTCCAGCGCCAGCCGCTGCTCCAAGACAAGTCCAAAGAGTCCGGGGAGGACACCTGGATGGAAGCCCCCTCGGTTAAATCAGTGGACTCAGCTGACTCAGGTTTGTTCGAGGGAGGAGAGAGCAAGAAGAGGCGCGTGTCGCCCTACACGTCCAGCACAGAAAATTCCCCTCCCAACCGCAGTGCAGAGGCTTGCGAAAAGGACAATTGCAGTGACGCGGGCTACTACGGCTTCTACACCCACTGA